A stretch of Brassica napus cultivar Da-Ae chromosome C6, Da-Ae, whole genome shotgun sequence DNA encodes these proteins:
- the LOC106402384 gene encoding myb family transcription factor APL, with amino-acid sequence MFHAKKPSSMNGSYENRAMCVQGDSGLVLTTDPKPRLRWTVELHDRFVDAVAQLGGPDKATPKTIMRVMGVKGLTLYHLKSHLQKFRLGKQPHKEYGDHSTKEGSRASVMDIQRNVASSSGMISRNMNEMQMEVQRRLHEQLEVQRHLQLRIEAQGKYMQSILERACQTLAGENMAAAAVVQGGGYKGNLGSSSLSAAMGSSPHPLSFPPFQDLNIYGNTTEQVLDHHNFHHQNIENHYTGNNAADTNIYLGKRRPSPSFGNDVRKELLMWSDHDQDLSVNQPFDDEHRIQIQMATHISTDLDSLSEHNRGKLLERLSPRRSPVSPMMNPNGGLIQGMNSPFG; translated from the exons ATGTTCCATGCTAAGAAACCTTCAAGTATGAATGGTTCATATGAGAACAGAGCTATGTGCGTTCAAGGCGATTCAGGCCTCGTCCTCACCACCGATCCTAAACCGCGTTTGCGTTGGACCGTCGAACTTCACGATCGTTTCGTGGACGCCGTCGCTCAGCTTGGTGGCCCTGACA AAGCCACTCCAAAGACGATCATGAGAGTTATGGGAGTGAAGGGTCTTACTCTTTACCACCTAAAGAGTCATCTTCAG AAATTCAGGCTTGGAAAGCAGCCGCACAAGGAGTATGGAGATCACTCAACAAAGGAAGGTTCAAGAG CTTCTGTCATGGATATTCAGCGCAACgtagcttcttcttctggcATGATAAGTCGCAACATGAATGA GATGCAAATGGAAGTGCAGAGAAGGTTGCACGAACAGCTAGAG gtGCAGAGACATTTGCAGCTGAGGATTGAAGCACAAGGAAAGTACATGCAATCTATATTGGAGAGAGCTTGCCAAACCTTAGCCGGTGAGAACATGGCAGCCGCCGCCGTCGTCCAGGGAGGAGGGTATAAGGGCAATTTGGGAAGTTCGAGTCTTTCCGCAGCTATGGGTTCATCTCCTCATCCTCTTAGTTTCCCGCCGTTTCAGGACCTAAACATCTATGGAAACACAACCGAACAAGTCCTCGACCATCATAACTTCCATCACCAGAATATTGAGAACCATTACACGGGCAACAATGCTGCAGACACAAACATTTACTTGGGAAAGAGGCGACCAAGCCCTAGTTTTGGTAACGATGTAAGGAAAGAACTTTTAATGTGGTCTGATCATGATCAAGATCTTTCCGTAAACCAACCGTTCGATGATGAGCATCGGATTCAGATACAAATGGCTACACATATCTCCACGGATTTGGATTCTCTATCTGAACATAACCGTGGGAAGTTACTGGAAAGGCTATCGCCTCGAAGATCACCAGTGAGTCCTATGATGAACCCTAATGGTGGGTTAATACAAGGAATGAACTCACCATTTGGGtga
- the LOC106403802 gene encoding uncharacterized protein LOC106403802 translates to MVEVSKVCETDGRDAVLWKSKDGNYGPKFVASETWHQIRQSKEKVNWSKLVWFSQGIPRYAFITWLAIRDRLSTGRRTSSWGQPQSCIFCMEPDETRDHIYFACPYTFMVWLKVTWNLFGLEPDPDWDITMTRLRSSSYDRLTFILLRLVFQVSVYLIWRERNERKHNTSYKSVDQLAKVIDKTVRNRITSLKYACNPRLRGLMIRWFEAHDITT, encoded by the coding sequence ATGGTAGAGGTTTCTAAGGTTTGCGAAACAGACGGTAGAGATGCAGTTTTATGGAAGAGTAAGGATGGTAATTATGGTCCCAAGTTTGTTGCTTCTGAAACCTGGCACCAGATTCGACAGTCTAAGGAGAAGGTGAATTGGAGTAAGTTGGTCTGGTTCTCGCAAGGGATTCCTCGATATGCTTTCATCACCTGGCTAGCCATCCGCGATAGGCTTTCCACAGGTCGACGTACAAGCAGTTGGGGGCAGCCGCAGAGCTGCATATTTTGTATGGAACCAGATGAGACTAGAGATCACATATATTTCGCTTGCCCCTATACGTTCATGGTTTGGTTGAAAGTAACATGGAATCTTTTTGGCTTGGAACCTGATCCTGATTGGGACATAACGATGACGCGTCTGCGCAGTAGTTCGTACGATCGACTCACTTTTATCCTTCTTAGACTGGTTTTCCAAGTGTCTGTTTACCTAATCTGGCGTGAGCGTAATGAAAGAAAGCACAACACCAGCTACAAGTCTGTGGATCAGCTAGCTAAGGTGATCGACAAAACCGTAAGGAATCGTATCACTTCCCTCAAGTATGCCTGCAACCCGCGATTGCGGGGCTTGATGATTCGATGGTTTGAAGCACACGACATTACAACTTAG